The Aminivibrio pyruvatiphilus DNA segment TGCTGGTGGGGATCGGCTTCATCAGCACCCTCACCGGGACCATCGCGTCCTTTTTCGTCGCTCCCGCCCCGGAGCCGGAGGCGAAACCGAGAAATGAATTCCTGTCGCTGGCCCTGCGGAGGCTGGAAGACTTCCAGAACCTCAGCCCGGAGGAAGTCCGGGAGATCTGTGCCGTCCTCCAGGGGCTCAAGGAAAAACAGTAACCCTTCTTTTTCCGGCCGAGGTCATGCCTCCCCGGCGGACACTCCTCCGGAAACAGGAAGGGCGGCGCCGTTCCTTTTCAGGATGAAGTCCAGCCCCTCCGGAGAATAGTTGAGCACCAGCTCCGGGGGAAAATCCATCTCCCGGAGAAGGGCTCTGCATCGGCTCATCTCCCCCACGTCGTACCAGATGTGGGCGTCGCTTCCCAGCACTACTGGCACGTCGAACCGGCAGCAGTACTCCAGCATGGTGCGAGCGTTCCTTACGCCGTTCTGCCGGCCCGAGCCCGGGCAGAAGCTGGAATTGTTGACCTCGAGGGCCACCTTCTCCCGCTTTGCGGCCAGGACCAGCTCTTCGTAGTCGAGGGGGTAGCGGTCATCGTCCGGGTGGCCGATGATCTTCACGTACGGGTTCGCCATGGCTCCGGCCAGGGCCCGTGTATTCTGCTCCGTGGTCCCGAAGGGGATGCAGGGCGGGTGGAGGCTGGCGATGACATATTCCAGCCTGCCCAGGATGTCCTCCTCCACGTCGAGGGTGCCGTCATAGTCCATAATGTTCGCCTCGATGCCCTTCACGATCCTGATCCCCAGGAGGGATTCCCGGATCACCTTGTAGTTCCCGAAATGAAAGGAATGGCAGGTGCCGGGCATGGCGGGGGCGTGGTCGGAAATGCCGAGGGCGGTGAGGCCTCGTTCCGCGGCGGCCTCGATGTTTTCCTTCAGCGAGCTGTAGGCGTGCCCGCTGGCGATGGTGTGGGTGTGCAGGTCAAATAGAGGTTTCATTGGTTCTCCTTGAGTTTTTTTCCTTAATAATTGTTCAGATTTCATACAGTTCTTTCGTTCTTTTGTACACCAGGGACGGCCCCCTGTCCAGACCGAGCCCTGCACAAAAAGAACAAAAGGGCGAAGTGAAAGAGGAATACAAAACCCACAGTATTTCCGTCGGAGGGAGGAGTGTTGCCGCTGCCTGCGGATTTGGGAAAAAACGGGGATGATTTTTTCCGCCCTTTGAGCCACAATAGACCAAAATGAAACACCACGGGAGGAGTGAAACCATGCTGTACGTGCGGGAAACGATCGTCGGCCCCATGGCCATCGGAAGCGACGGAGAATTCATCACCCACCTCTACCTGCCGAAAAACACGGCGGAACTGGTCGGTTTCGGCAAAAAGGAGCCCCCCGTTGTGAAGGAGGCCTTCCGGCAGCTGGAGCTCTATCTGGCCGGAAAACTGAAGAAGTTTGACCTTCCTC contains these protein-coding regions:
- a CDS encoding phosphatase codes for the protein MKPLFDLHTHTIASGHAYSSLKENIEAAAERGLTALGISDHAPAMPGTCHSFHFGNYKVIRESLLGIRIVKGIEANIMDYDGTLDVEEDILGRLEYVIASLHPPCIPFGTTEQNTRALAGAMANPYVKIIGHPDDDRYPLDYEELVLAAKREKVALEVNNSSFCPGSGRQNGVRNARTMLEYCCRFDVPVVLGSDAHIWYDVGEMSRCRALLREMDFPPELVLNYSPEGLDFILKRNGAALPVSGGVSAGEA